Proteins from a genomic interval of Paenibacillus sp. RC334:
- a CDS encoding effector binding domain-containing protein produces MTMEEVLMLERNETKLVGYSVTASLNQDLETGIVVRLREELFDKRHEIANRLDDDGIYLVQVYPDGEWTPDVPFVSIVAVEVSDFAHIPEGLVRHTILAGKYVKVTHKGPESQIDGTYDSIRDRGISASRSFDFEYWTDIHSLEQKDSTIDIYMPWEA; encoded by the coding sequence ATGACAATGGAAGAAGTGCTTATGCTGGAACGTAATGAGACGAAGCTCGTTGGATACTCTGTAACCGCGTCGTTAAATCAAGATCTGGAAACCGGAATTGTCGTAAGATTACGCGAAGAACTCTTTGACAAGCGTCATGAAATTGCAAATCGATTAGATGATGACGGGATTTACTTAGTCCAAGTTTACCCGGACGGTGAATGGACGCCCGATGTTCCGTTCGTAAGTATTGTTGCGGTAGAGGTTAGCGATTTTGCACATATTCCCGAGGGATTAGTTCGTCATACGATACTGGCTGGGAAGTATGTGAAGGTCACTCATAAGGGACCTGAATCCCAAATAGATGGAACCTATGACTCAATCCGTGATAGGGGGATCAGCGCTTCTCGCTCTTTTGATTTCGAGTATTGGACTGATATTCATTCTCTGGAACAAAAGGACAGCACGATAGATATTTATATGCCTTGGGAAGCTTAG